TCGTCGTCGTGCCGTCCGACCGGACGGGCACCGTGGCAGCGCCGGCGGATCTGGCGCACCCGTCGATCCGGCGGATCGCGCTCGGCGACCCGGAAGCGGTGCCGGCCGGGGTCTACGCCCGGCGCTATCTCGAGTCGCAGGGGTTGTGGGATCGGTTGGCCGGACGCATCGTGCCGGCCGGCAGCGTGCGGGCGGCCCTGCGCGCGGTGGAGGCGGGGACGGTGGAGGCGGGCATCGTCTACCGTACGGACGTCCGTGCGGCGGGCGGCGCGGCGGTTGCGTTCGCGGTACCGGTCGAGGGGGGTCCGCGTGTCGTCTATCCTGCCGCGGTCGCCGTCGACGCGCCCAGCCCGGCGGCGGCGGCGCGTTTTCTCACCTACCTGCAGAGTGCCGCGGCCCGGCGCCAGTTCGACGCGGCCGGCTTCATCGGCCTGCCGGAGGCCGGCGAGGAGACGCCTGATTCGACGGAGATCCCGCGGTGACGGGGGAGCTGGTCGAGGTCACCGGATTCACGGTGCTGATGGCGGCGGTCGCCACCCTCGTCATGCTGCCGCCGGGCGTCGCCATCGCGTGGCTGCTCGCGCGGCGCGAGTTTCCCGGCCGGACGGTCCTGGAGACCCTGGTCTCGCTGCCGCTCGTCGTTCCCCCGGTGGCGACCGGCCTGATCCTGTTGAAGCTGTTCGGCCGCCGCGGGCCGCTCGGGGCGTTGCTCGAGCCGCTCGGCGTCGACATCGTCTTCACCTGGAAGGCGGTGGTGGTCGCGATGGCGGTCATGGGACTCCCGCTGCTCGTCCGGGCGACGCGGGCCGGCTTCGAACAGGCGGATCGGCGCTACGAGGCGGTCGCCGCCACCCTCGGCGCCCGACCGTGGCGCGTCTTCTGGACGATCAGCCTCCCGCTCGCGCGTCGCGGGCTGCTGGCCGGCACCGTGCTCGGCTTCTCCCGCGCCATCGGCGAGTTCGGCGCCACGATCATGCTGGCCGGGGCGCTGCCCGGCGCGCGGACGCTGTCGGTCGCCATCTACCGCAACGCCGAGCTCGGCCGCGACGCGGCGGCGATGACGCTGATCGCCGCGGCGGTGACCATCGGCTTCGCGGCCGTCTATCTCTCGAACCGGCTCGGGACCGCGACGTGAGCGGCGGCGGCGAGGCGTCGGTCGTCATCGACGTCCGGCTTCGCGCGGGCGCGTTCACGCTCGATCTGCGCGAGACCATCGCGGCGCGCACCGTCGCGCTGTTCGGGCCGTCCGGGTCCGGCAAGACCACCACGCTGGACGCCGTCGCCGGCCTGCGCCGGCCCGACGAGGGCGTGATCCGGATCGGCCGGCACGTGCTGTTCGATTCCCGGCGCGGCGTCGACGTGCCGGTGTATGAACGGCAGGTCGGCTACGTGCCGCAGGACCTGGCGCTGTTTCCGCATCTCGACGTCCGGCGCAACGTGCTGTACGGCGCCCGCGGCCGGGCGGCGGAGGGCAGCCTGCGGTCAGCGAGCGCCCGGGACGGAGGCGCCGATGCCGGCGTCCCGGATCACGGGGGTGCGCACGCGTCGGTGCTGGAGCTGCTGGAGATCGACACGCTGCTGTCGCGCGCGGTGGACGGCCTCTCCGGCGGGGAGCGGCAGCGCGTCGCCCTGGCGCGGGCCCTGATGACCGAGCCCGACCTGCTGCTGCTGGACGAGCCGCTCGCGGCGCTCGATCTCGGCCTGCGCGACCGGATCCTTCCCTACCTGGAGCGGGTGCGCGACGAGCTCGACACCCCGATGATCTACGTCTCGCACGTGGCCGACGAGGTGCGGCGGGTCGCCGACTGGGCAATCGTGCTGGAGGCCGGCCGCGCCATCCGATCCGGCGCCCCCGCCGACGTGCTCGGGGATGCCGGAGGCCGGTGACTCTCGCGGGCAGCGAACGATCGCGTGGCGGACGCGGCACGAATTGTCGGCACGAAATGGTGGCGACGCGCGTGCCGGAAGCGGACTCAGCACGAAATGGTGGCGACGCGCGTGCCGGAAGCGGCCACCAGGTGCTGGATGTCGGATGGATCGCTCGTGAGGATTCGGTCGCCGCTCTCGGCGACGAGCACGACGGTTGCGTCGATCGGGTCGCTGGTTCCAGCGCGGGCCAGCAGGACGCCTGCCCGACGGCCCATCTGCTCGTCCACGGGACGGACATCCACCGCGCGCAACAGGCGCGCGAGGCGGGTTTGGCGTCCTTGGGGGTCCCGCCAGACCTGGCCGAGCACGATGGCGGTCGTCCGCAAGTCGACATGCTGCTTCCGAGCTGCCCGCAAACGGGCAACTATCGTTCGGTCGTTGCGTTCCACCGCCAAGAACGCACCGGCGTCGAGCACCAGCGCGCTCATGCGTCCGGCTCTCCGGTGCCCAAGCCGAGATCGGCCTCCGCCTGGGCCAGCTCTTCGGGAGTTACTGCGCCGAATTCGGCTTCCCATTCGTCGAGGAACTCACGCAGCGCGTCGGCACGGAGCTTCCTGGCGGCGGCCTCCGCCAGCCACGACGAGAGCCCGACGCCACCCTCCCGAGCGGCCCGCCGAATCTCGTCTCCAAGCGTGGCCTCGAACGAGACGCTCATCTTGTCCACCTTCACGACTCGATACTACCATGGTATGCCCATACCCGGGTATTCTCGCGTGTCGGGGCCAGTGCATCGGGTTCCGCTTCCATTCGAAGCAGCGACGGCACCCTTCGGAACAGAATTTTTATGTGTATACGAATAATGTCTTGCTACATAATAATGTCGTGCGCTTCATCGACCGCGCCGACGAGATGCGCCGGCTCGACGCCGCGCTGGTCCAGCCGGGCGCCTTCGCCGTCATCTGGGGGCGTCGCCGGGTGGGCAAGACGCGTCTGCTCATCGAGTGGTCGCAGCGTCATGGCGGCCTGTACGCGGCGGCCGATGCGTCCGCTCCGGCAGTGCAGCGGCGCTACCTGGCCGCCGCGGTCGAGCACCGGTTTCCGGGATTCGCCGACGTGGAGTATCCGGACTGGCGCTCCTTCCTGTCGCGGCTCGTCACCGATGCGAAAGCCACCGGTTGGCGCGGACCGTTCGTGCTGGACGAGTTGCCCTACCTGCTGGCGGCGGATCCGACCCTGGCCGGCGTCCTGCAGGGGTGGGTCGACACGACGCCGGGACGCCCGACCCTGGTGGTGAGCGGTTCGAGCCAACGCATGATGCACGGCGCGATTCTCTCCGCCGGGGCGCCGCTCTACGGCCGCGCGCGAGAGGCCTTCGCCGTGCGCCCGTTGCGACCGGGATACCTCGCCGACGTGTTCTCGGGCGCCGGAGGGCGCGACCTGCTGGCACTCTACGCCGCCTGGGGCGGGATGCCGCGCTACTGGGAGCTCGCCGAGCCGTTCGGACTCGACCTCGAGCGCGCCGTCGACACGCTGGTGCTCGACCCGGCCGGCCCGTTGCACCTGGAGCCGGACCGGCTGCTCCTGGAGGAGGTGCCGCCGGCCACGGCACTCCGCCCGCTGCTGGACGTGATCGGCGCCGGCGCGCATCGGGTCAGCGAGATAGCGGGTCGTCTCGGCTGTCCGGCCTCCAGTCTGGCGCGGCCGCTGGCGGCGCTCACCGAGATGGGCCTGGTGCGCCGGGAGACGCCGTTCGGCAGCGATCCCCGCGCCGGCAAACGGAGCCTGTATCGGATCGACGACCCGTTTCTGCGGATGTGGTTCCGGGCCGTCGCCCCCGCGCGGACGGTCCTCGCGCAGGCGCCGCGCGAGACGCGGCTGGCGTACTGGCGCCGCCACCGTTCAGCGCTCGAGGCACAGGCCTGGGAGGAGCTCTGCCGCATGGCGGTCCCGTTCCTGCACCGTTCCGCGTCGCTCCTTGCCGATCTCGGTCCCTGGGAGCCAGCGCAACGCTACTGGCGGCGCAACGAGCCGGAGCACGACGTCGTGGCGCGCTCGGTCGACGGCCGGCGCCTGCTCATCGGGGAGGCGAAGTCGACGTCGCGGCCGGTGTCGCCGGCGTCGCTGCGGTTCCATCCGCGTGTGCCGGCGACCGCGGGCGTCGGCGACCTGGAGATCGTCGCCGTGGCGTTCGCGCCGCTGGGGACAACCGGACCGGCCGTCGAGAGCGGCGTGCACGTGGTGGATGCGCGGACGATCTTCGACGTGCTGCGGTGAATCCGGCGCCGTCGGGCGGCCAAACCGAGCGGTTGGTGCAGGCCTGCGTCACCAAGGGCGTC
The Acidobacteriota bacterium DNA segment above includes these coding regions:
- the modB gene encoding molybdate ABC transporter permease subunit, with the translated sequence MAAVATLVMLPPGVAIAWLLARREFPGRTVLETLVSLPLVVPPVATGLILLKLFGRRGPLGALLEPLGVDIVFTWKAVVVAMAVMGLPLLVRATRAGFEQADRRYEAVAATLGARPWRVFWTISLPLARRGLLAGTVLGFSRAIGEFGATIMLAGALPGARTLSVAIYRNAELGRDAAAMTLIAAAVTIGFAAVYLSNRLGTAT
- a CDS encoding ATP-binding cassette domain-containing protein, with the translated sequence MSGGGEASVVIDVRLRAGAFTLDLRETIAARTVALFGPSGSGKTTTLDAVAGLRRPDEGVIRIGRHVLFDSRRGVDVPVYERQVGYVPQDLALFPHLDVRRNVLYGARGRAAEGSLRSASARDGGADAGVPDHGGAHASVLELLEIDTLLSRAVDGLSGGERQRVALARALMTEPDLLLLDEPLAALDLGLRDRILPYLERVRDELDTPMIYVSHVADEVRRVADWAIVLEAGRAIRSGAPADVLGDAGGR
- a CDS encoding type II toxin-antitoxin system VapC family toxin codes for the protein MSALVLDAGAFLAVERNDRTIVARLRAARKQHVDLRTTAIVLGQVWRDPQGRQTRLARLLRAVDVRPVDEQMGRRAGVLLARAGTSDPIDATVVLVAESGDRILTSDPSDIQHLVAASGTRVATISC
- a CDS encoding ATP-binding protein — encoded protein: MAVVRKSTCCFRAARKRATIVRSLRSTAKNAPASSTSALMRPALRCPSRDRPPPGPALRELLRRIRLPIRRGTHAARRHGASWRRPPPATTRARRHPPERPAESRLQAWPRTRRSSCPPSRLDTTMVCPYPGILACRGQCIGFRFHSKQRRHPSEQNFYVYTNNVLLHNNVVRFIDRADEMRRLDAALVQPGAFAVIWGRRRVGKTRLLIEWSQRHGGLYAAADASAPAVQRRYLAAAVEHRFPGFADVEYPDWRSFLSRLVTDAKATGWRGPFVLDELPYLLAADPTLAGVLQGWVDTTPGRPTLVVSGSSQRMMHGAILSAGAPLYGRAREAFAVRPLRPGYLADVFSGAGGRDLLALYAAWGGMPRYWELAEPFGLDLERAVDTLVLDPAGPLHLEPDRLLLEEVPPATALRPLLDVIGAGAHRVSEIAGRLGCPASSLARPLAALTEMGLVRRETPFGSDPRAGKRSLYRIDDPFLRMWFRAVAPARTVLAQAPRETRLAYWRRHRSALEAQAWEELCRMAVPFLHRSASLLADLGPWEPAQRYWRRNEPEHDVVARSVDGRRLLIGEAKSTSRPVSPASLRFHPRVPATAGVGDLEIVAVAFAPLGTTGPAVESGVHVVDARTIFDVLR